The following proteins are encoded in a genomic region of Holophagales bacterium:
- a CDS encoding TetR family transcriptional regulator: MESGTEWRFALRRSYILPPVKTPRPLREKKKEATRRALLEIGNRLFHKKGFEATTIDEICEAAGVSRRTFFRYFLNKEALVFPHRKERLDRFVEFLVSAPPDERPVATLRRTANAFAREYMANRAQLVAQQKLIQTSPALLAREREIDRDWESAMSRAFRERAGPGHASELRARVFAGAAIGVIRATMRHWFNTDGKEDLARLGEEALACLDRGFSLE, from the coding sequence CTGGAAAGTGGCACTGAGTGGCGTTTTGCACTGAGGCGCAGTTATATCCTTCCCCCTGTGAAAACGCCAAGGCCCCTGCGTGAAAAGAAAAAGGAGGCCACCCGGCGCGCACTACTGGAAATCGGGAACCGGCTCTTCCACAAGAAGGGGTTCGAGGCCACCACGATCGACGAGATCTGCGAGGCGGCCGGGGTCAGCCGGCGGACGTTCTTCCGCTACTTCCTGAACAAGGAAGCCCTGGTCTTCCCGCACCGGAAGGAACGGCTGGACCGCTTCGTGGAGTTTCTCGTGAGCGCGCCGCCGGACGAGCGGCCCGTGGCGACCCTGCGCCGCACGGCGAATGCCTTCGCTCGCGAATACATGGCGAACCGTGCCCAGCTCGTGGCCCAGCAGAAGCTGATCCAGACGTCTCCCGCCCTCCTCGCCCGCGAGCGCGAGATCGACAGGGACTGGGAGTCCGCGATGTCCCGCGCGTTCCGGGAACGCGCCGGCCCCGGCCACGCCTCGGAGCTGCGGGCCCGCGTCTTCGCGGGCGCGGCGATCGGCGTCATCCGCGCGACCATGCGGCACTGGTTCAATACCGACGGCAAGGAAGACCTCGCGCGCCTCGGCGAAGAGGCCCTCGCCTGCCTCGACCGCGGCTTCTCGCTCGAGTGA
- a CDS encoding aminopeptidase P N-terminal domain-containing protein yields the protein MSNAATDLFARRRERFFDRVKEGVAILFATPEQHLGWDTAYRYRPDPDLFYLTGFGEPETVAVLDAGARAYFLFVRPRDRERETWEGRRAGTKGAVKVHGADEAWEVGELEKRLPELIRGSSSLHYAFGIDEKRDLLVASILGRFRREARIPQRGPVAVNDVTDVIHELRLRKEPEEVALMERAAAIAAVAHDEAREMARPGRMEYEVEAAIARRFRTEGASGPSYETIVASGPNATTLHYVENDRKIEDGDLVLVDAGCEYEGYASDITRTFPASGHFRPEQEAVYRVVLAAQHAAIAKVRPGGRFQDVHDAAVEVLIDGLFELGLLSGKRKKAVEKGDYTRFYMHRTSHWLGMDVHDRGRYHDAKGEWRLLEPGMVLTVEPGLYIRPDEKKVPASFLGIGVRIEDDVLVTAEGHRILTSAAPKSVEAMCAPAEKRTTRKVKAGPKASAKPGKA from the coding sequence ATGTCGAACGCAGCGACCGACCTCTTCGCCCGCCGCCGCGAGCGGTTCTTCGACCGCGTGAAGGAGGGGGTGGCGATCCTCTTCGCCACGCCCGAGCAGCACCTCGGGTGGGACACGGCCTACCGCTACCGGCCCGATCCCGACCTCTTCTACCTGACGGGGTTCGGCGAGCCGGAGACGGTCGCGGTCCTCGACGCGGGGGCGCGGGCGTACTTCCTCTTCGTGAGGCCCAGGGACCGCGAGAGGGAGACCTGGGAGGGGAGGCGCGCGGGAACGAAGGGGGCGGTGAAGGTCCACGGTGCCGACGAGGCCTGGGAGGTGGGGGAGCTGGAGAAGAGGCTTCCCGAGCTGATCCGAGGCTCGTCGAGTCTCCACTACGCCTTCGGGATCGACGAGAAACGCGACCTCCTCGTCGCCTCGATCCTCGGCCGGTTCCGGCGCGAGGCGCGCATCCCGCAGCGCGGGCCGGTCGCCGTGAACGACGTGACGGACGTGATCCACGAGCTGCGCCTGCGCAAGGAACCGGAAGAGGTCGCCCTCATGGAGCGGGCCGCGGCGATCGCGGCCGTGGCGCACGACGAGGCGCGCGAGATGGCGCGGCCGGGGCGGATGGAGTACGAGGTGGAGGCGGCCATCGCGAGGCGCTTCCGGACGGAAGGGGCGTCGGGGCCGTCGTACGAGACGATCGTCGCCTCGGGCCCGAACGCCACGACCCTCCACTACGTCGAGAACGACCGGAAGATCGAGGACGGCGACCTCGTCCTCGTCGATGCGGGGTGCGAGTACGAAGGCTACGCGTCGGACATCACCCGGACGTTCCCCGCCTCGGGGCACTTCCGTCCGGAGCAGGAGGCGGTCTACCGCGTCGTCCTCGCGGCCCAGCACGCGGCCATCGCGAAGGTGAGGCCGGGCGGGCGCTTCCAGGACGTCCACGACGCGGCGGTCGAGGTCCTCATCGACGGTCTCTTCGAGCTGGGGCTCCTCTCGGGGAAGCGAAAGAAGGCGGTCGAGAAAGGGGACTACACCCGTTTCTACATGCACCGGACGTCGCACTGGCTCGGGATGGACGTCCACGACCGGGGCCGCTACCACGACGCGAAGGGGGAGTGGCGGCTGCTGGAGCCGGGGATGGTCCTGACGGTGGAGCCGGGGCTCTACATCCGGCCCGACGAGAAGAAGGTGCCGGCCTCGTTCCTCGGGATCGGCGTGCGGATCGAGGACGACGTCCTCGTGACCGCGGAAGGCCACCGCATCCTCACCTCCGCCGCGCCGAAGTCGGTCGAGGCGATGTGCGCGCCCGCGGAGAAGCGGACAACCCGAAAGGTGAAGGCGGGCCCGAAGGCATCGGCGAAACCGGGCAAGGCCTGA
- a CDS encoding RluA family pseudouridine synthase, producing MDNTRIVRRLAALYPAETASRLKRSVIEGQVTVNGAVVDDPGALVTEKDTVVFDPNRKVRRKVDTSLTILYQDDDAVAVVKPAGLLTHPTEAKEKDSLLSRVSSWAAKAGKGRAYVGVVHRLDKETSGALVFARSRKAMVSLQAQLRAHTVDRRYVAVVEGNLAGDQGTFDWPILEEGERRKRVARDGETGIKAVTDWKVLERFGIATLVEARLRTGRTHQIRIHFSHAGHPLVGDQVYRDPKKPGFPIPFKRQALHAGHLGWEKPDGGKVSVSTPPARDFEELLSELRKRKAKAGRSGKPGAPGPSKKR from the coding sequence ATGGACAACACTCGCATCGTGCGCCGGCTCGCGGCCCTCTACCCCGCCGAAACCGCCTCGCGCCTCAAGCGCTCGGTGATCGAGGGACAGGTGACGGTGAACGGTGCCGTCGTCGACGACCCGGGTGCGCTCGTGACGGAGAAGGACACCGTCGTGTTCGACCCGAACCGCAAAGTCAGGCGGAAGGTCGACACGTCCCTCACGATCCTCTACCAGGACGACGACGCGGTGGCGGTGGTCAAGCCCGCGGGGCTCCTGACGCACCCGACCGAGGCCAAGGAGAAGGACTCGCTCCTCTCCCGCGTCTCTTCGTGGGCGGCGAAGGCGGGCAAGGGACGGGCTTACGTCGGCGTCGTCCACCGGCTCGACAAGGAGACGTCCGGAGCCCTCGTCTTCGCTCGGAGCCGGAAGGCGATGGTGAGCCTTCAGGCTCAGCTTCGCGCGCACACGGTGGACCGCCGGTACGTGGCGGTCGTGGAGGGGAACCTCGCCGGGGACCAGGGGACGTTCGATTGGCCGATCCTCGAGGAGGGCGAACGGCGCAAGCGCGTGGCCCGGGACGGCGAGACGGGGATCAAGGCAGTCACCGACTGGAAGGTCCTGGAGAGGTTCGGGATCGCGACCCTCGTCGAGGCGAGGCTCAGGACGGGGCGGACGCACCAGATCCGGATCCATTTCTCGCACGCCGGACACCCGCTCGTCGGCGATCAGGTCTACCGCGACCCGAAGAAGCCGGGCTTCCCGATTCCGTTCAAACGGCAGGCCCTCCACGCCGGGCACCTGGGGTGGGAGAAACCCGACGGCGGAAAGGTGTCGGTCTCCACGCCGCCCGCGAGGGACTTCGAGGAGCTCCTCTCCGAGCTCCGGAAGCGCAAAGCAAAAGCCGGGCGATCCGGAAAGCCCGGAGCGCCCGGCCCTTCGAAGAAACGCTGA
- a CDS encoding OmpA family protein — translation MTKLNRAALVGVAVLVTGAFGCATTKTVDEKIAAATAKTDQKIETVETQVEDLQTKQKATEAKVDAQGQEIAKLSQSAQEALKRAQEAGILAKGKVVFEQTFTEDRVKFRSGSAELNDDAKVALDEFAVKVKELARPVWMEIQGHTDSTGTDEINDALGEKRAESVRRYLARTHKLAIQRMTTISYGDTLPADTGKGNKARAANRRVVLVVLE, via the coding sequence ATGACGAAGCTGAACCGGGCTGCCCTCGTGGGCGTTGCCGTCCTCGTGACGGGCGCGTTCGGGTGCGCCACCACGAAGACGGTCGACGAGAAGATCGCCGCGGCCACGGCCAAGACCGATCAGAAGATCGAGACGGTCGAGACCCAGGTCGAGGACCTGCAGACGAAGCAGAAGGCGACCGAGGCGAAGGTCGACGCCCAGGGCCAGGAGATCGCCAAGCTCTCCCAGTCCGCGCAGGAAGCCCTCAAGCGCGCCCAGGAAGCCGGGATCCTCGCCAAGGGGAAGGTCGTCTTCGAGCAGACCTTCACCGAGGACCGCGTCAAGTTCCGCAGCGGCTCGGCCGAGCTGAACGACGACGCCAAGGTTGCCCTCGACGAGTTCGCGGTGAAGGTCAAGGAGCTGGCCCGCCCCGTCTGGATGGAGATCCAGGGGCACACCGACTCGACCGGGACCGACGAGATCAACGATGCCCTCGGCGAGAAGCGCGCCGAATCCGTCCGCCGCTACCTCGCGCGCACGCACAAGCTCGCGATCCAGCGGATGACGACCATCTCCTACGGCGACACGCTCCCGGCCGACACGGGCAAGGGCAACAAGGCCCGCGCCGCCAACCGCCGGGTCGTCCTCGTCGTCCTCGAGTAG
- a CDS encoding VWA domain-containing protein, which yields MATPQRAAADVSVGYVLVPFVVTDRKGRPIGDLREKDVTLLADGVPVAYDLFQGSGDAPVSYAVLLDGSGSMGLGGKMEGAWAALETLAATRVPGDDFALFVFAEGEVKEIVGFTEDAGRIVAAARQVKPWGKTAFRDALARMPEKSLQGKNGSRAIVLLSDGIDNDSRITEPELAKMMEGVEVPVFPLGLRSPGALMQPLPGMTVEWMLDIDVLSHIARITGGRMAVVDDPAQLPARILDIQKDLRSQYLIGFSPTGLGPVRYRRLTLRVAGPARPVRVRAGYRGSDPPALGPRSSGTK from the coding sequence GTGGCGACGCCCCAGCGGGCCGCCGCCGACGTTTCCGTGGGCTACGTCCTCGTCCCGTTCGTCGTCACGGACCGGAAGGGACGCCCCATCGGGGATCTCAGGGAAAAGGACGTCACGCTCCTCGCCGACGGCGTTCCGGTGGCGTACGACCTCTTCCAGGGGAGCGGGGACGCCCCGGTCTCCTACGCCGTCCTTCTCGACGGGTCGGGCTCGATGGGTCTCGGCGGGAAGATGGAAGGGGCGTGGGCCGCGCTCGAGACCCTCGCGGCGACCCGGGTCCCCGGCGACGACTTCGCCCTCTTCGTCTTCGCCGAGGGAGAGGTGAAGGAGATCGTCGGGTTCACGGAAGACGCCGGGAGGATCGTCGCCGCGGCGCGGCAGGTGAAGCCGTGGGGAAAGACCGCGTTCCGCGACGCCCTCGCCCGGATGCCGGAGAAGAGTCTCCAGGGCAAGAACGGCTCGAGGGCCATCGTTCTTCTCTCCGACGGCATCGACAACGACTCCCGGATCACGGAGCCCGAGCTGGCGAAGATGATGGAGGGGGTCGAGGTTCCGGTCTTTCCTCTCGGTCTCCGTTCCCCCGGGGCCCTCATGCAGCCGCTCCCTGGCATGACCGTGGAGTGGATGCTCGACATCGATGTGCTCAGCCACATCGCCCGGATCACCGGGGGGCGAATGGCCGTGGTCGACGACCCGGCCCAGCTCCCCGCCCGTATCCTCGACATTCAAAAAGACTTGCGGTCTCAATATCTGATTGGTTTCTCCCCGACGGGCCTCGGTCCGGTAAGATATCGACGCCTCACCTTGAGGGTGGCCGGACCGGCCCGCCCCGTCCGCGTGAGGGCCGGATACCGTGGTTCCGACCCTCCCGCGCTCGGGCCGCGCAGTTCCGGAACCAAATGA
- the ndk gene encoding nucleoside-diphosphate kinase, which translates to MEKTFAIIKPDAVEAKNAGKILARMEAEGFRVVAMKFHRITKGEAEGFYAEHAGKGFFGSLVAYMTSGPVFVAVLERENAVAHWRAVMGATNPANADEGTIRKEFGQSIERNASHGSANLADAAREVTFFFSQAELL; encoded by the coding sequence TTGGAAAAGACCTTCGCGATCATCAAGCCCGACGCCGTCGAAGCGAAGAACGCGGGAAAGATCCTCGCCCGGATGGAGGCCGAGGGCTTCCGCGTCGTGGCGATGAAGTTCCACCGGATCACGAAGGGCGAGGCCGAGGGGTTTTACGCCGAGCACGCGGGCAAGGGCTTCTTCGGCTCCCTCGTCGCCTACATGACGTCGGGTCCGGTCTTCGTCGCCGTCCTCGAGCGGGAGAACGCCGTTGCCCACTGGCGCGCCGTCATGGGCGCCACGAACCCGGCCAACGCCGACGAAGGGACGATCCGCAAGGAGTTCGGCCAGTCGATCGAGCGCAACGCCTCGCACGGCTCGGCCAATCTCGCCGACGCCGCCCGCGAGGTGACGTTCTTCTTTTCCCAGGCCGAGCTGCTCTAA
- the sucD gene encoding succinate--CoA ligase subunit alpha — MASWLSTDTKVLVQGLTGREGKFHALAGRDYGTQVVAGVTPGKGGTDVEGIPVFNTVHEAVEKTGANASLLFVPPPAAADGIMEAADAGVALVIAITEGIPVNDMIRVKAFLADRPNVRLVGPNCPGVIRPSAKVKLGIMPARIHRPGKVGIVSRSGTLTYEAVGQTTALGLGQSTCIGIGGDPVNGTNFIDCLEMFKDDPETEAIIMIGEIGGSAEEEAAAWIQANLKKPVASFIAGRTAPPGRRMGHAGAIISGGKGTATEKVAALRAAGVLVADSPALIGETLLKAIKG, encoded by the coding sequence ATGGCCAGCTGGCTCAGCACCGACACGAAGGTCCTCGTCCAGGGCCTGACGGGTCGCGAGGGGAAGTTCCACGCCCTCGCCGGGCGTGACTACGGGACCCAGGTCGTCGCGGGCGTCACCCCCGGCAAGGGAGGCACCGACGTCGAGGGGATCCCGGTCTTCAACACCGTCCACGAGGCGGTCGAGAAGACGGGAGCCAACGCGTCGCTCCTCTTCGTCCCGCCGCCGGCCGCGGCCGACGGGATCATGGAAGCCGCCGACGCGGGCGTCGCCCTCGTCATCGCGATCACGGAGGGGATCCCGGTCAACGACATGATCCGGGTCAAGGCGTTTCTCGCGGATCGCCCGAACGTCCGCCTCGTCGGGCCGAACTGCCCGGGCGTCATCCGCCCGTCGGCGAAGGTGAAGCTCGGCATCATGCCGGCGCGGATCCACCGCCCCGGCAAGGTCGGCATCGTCTCCCGCTCCGGGACCCTCACCTACGAGGCGGTCGGCCAGACGACCGCGCTCGGGCTCGGCCAGTCGACCTGCATCGGCATCGGTGGCGACCCGGTCAACGGCACGAACTTCATCGACTGCCTCGAGATGTTCAAGGACGACCCGGAGACCGAGGCGATCATCATGATCGGCGAGATCGGCGGGAGCGCCGAGGAAGAGGCGGCCGCCTGGATCCAGGCGAACCTGAAGAAGCCCGTCGCCTCCTTCATCGCCGGCCGCACGGCCCCTCCGGGCCGCCGCATGGGTCACGCCGGCGCGATCATCTCCGGCGGCAAGGGGACCGCGACCGAGAAGGTCGCCGCCCTCCGCGCCGCGGGCGTCCTCGTCGCCGACTCCCCGGCCCTCATCGGCGAGACGCTGCTGAAGGCCATCAAGGGCTGA
- the sucC gene encoding ADP-forming succinate--CoA ligase subunit beta: MKVHEYQAKEILRRYGVPTPTGRVTDSPEEARQIAKDLGGKAVVKAQIHAGGRGKGGGVKLAKSPDEAFEAAKAIIGMQLVTHQTGPEGRKVKKVLVEAAADIAQELYLGITLDRAIGKPVLMASKFGGMEIEEVAHKDPTAILKEPFDAIAGLQPFQARKVAYALGLTGETHKKAVPFLLALAKAYVETDCSLAEINPLMITGSGDVVALDAKMNFDDNALFRHLDIKEYRDLDEEDPLEVEASKFNLNYIKLDGNVGCMVNGAGLAMSTMDIIQYAGGSPANFLDVGGGANEEQVRNAMRIILSDPNVKGVLINIFGGIMRCDIIASGVVKAVKEIGCTIPVVVRLEGTNVEEGKAILRDSGLAVIPADGMKDAAEKIIAAVAKGGN; encoded by the coding sequence ATGAAAGTTCACGAGTACCAGGCGAAGGAGATCCTCCGTCGCTACGGTGTCCCGACCCCGACGGGCCGCGTCACCGACAGTCCGGAGGAGGCCCGCCAGATCGCGAAGGACCTGGGCGGCAAGGCCGTCGTGAAGGCCCAGATCCACGCCGGCGGGCGTGGCAAGGGGGGCGGCGTCAAGCTCGCGAAGAGCCCAGACGAAGCCTTCGAGGCCGCCAAGGCGATCATCGGCATGCAGCTCGTCACCCACCAGACCGGCCCCGAGGGGCGCAAGGTCAAGAAGGTGCTCGTCGAGGCGGCGGCCGACATCGCGCAGGAGCTCTACCTCGGCATCACTCTCGACCGGGCCATCGGCAAGCCGGTCCTCATGGCGTCGAAGTTCGGCGGCATGGAGATCGAGGAGGTCGCCCACAAGGACCCGACGGCGATCCTGAAGGAGCCGTTCGACGCGATCGCCGGCCTCCAGCCGTTCCAGGCGCGCAAGGTCGCCTACGCGCTCGGCCTGACGGGGGAGACGCACAAGAAGGCGGTCCCCTTCCTTCTCGCCCTCGCGAAGGCCTACGTCGAGACCGACTGCTCGCTCGCCGAGATCAACCCGCTGATGATCACCGGCTCGGGCGACGTCGTGGCGCTCGACGCCAAGATGAACTTCGACGACAACGCCCTCTTCCGGCACCTCGACATCAAGGAGTACCGGGACCTCGACGAGGAGGACCCGCTCGAGGTCGAGGCGTCGAAGTTCAACCTCAACTACATCAAGCTCGACGGCAACGTCGGCTGCATGGTGAACGGCGCGGGCCTGGCGATGTCGACGATGGACATCATCCAGTACGCCGGCGGGAGCCCCGCGAACTTCCTCGACGTCGGCGGCGGCGCCAACGAGGAGCAGGTCCGCAACGCGATGCGGATCATCCTCTCGGACCCGAACGTCAAGGGGGTCCTCATCAACATCTTCGGCGGCATCATGCGGTGCGACATCATCGCCAGCGGCGTCGTGAAGGCGGTGAAGGAGATCGGCTGCACCATCCCCGTCGTCGTCCGCCTCGAGGGGACGAACGTCGAGGAGGGGAAGGCGATCCTGCGCGACTCCGGCCTCGCCGTCATCCCGGCCGACGGGATGAAGGACGCCGCGGAGAAGATCATCGCCGCGGTCGCGAAGGGGGGAAACTGA